A window from Zingiber officinale cultivar Zhangliang chromosome 7A, Zo_v1.1, whole genome shotgun sequence encodes these proteins:
- the LOC122001685 gene encoding 65-kDa microtubule-associated protein 3-like, with the protein MLELWNLMDIPSEEQQQFQSVACNIAASEQEFTELNSLSLEFINHVQAEVLRLEQLKASRIEELILKKKTELHEIHLKTHLIAESQEPDLDIDDVQAGKSIMSIPIRPFTNKHILRKNLRNKEKCYLFAAGAIDASSVLEQLEVQISAAKEEAFSRKDVLERVEKWLAVCEEENWLEEYNRDGNRYGAGKGAHLMLRRAEKARTLVSKIPG; encoded by the exons ATGTTGGAGTTGTGGAATCTGATGGATATCCCGAGCGAAGAACAGCAGCAGTTCCAGAGTGTGGCGTGTAATATAGCTGCATCGGAGCAAGAATTTACAGAACTGAATTCTCTGTCGCTGGAGTTCATCAATCATGTACAAGCAGAGGTTTTAAGACTGGAACAACTAAAAGCTAGCAGGATCGAGGAGCTAATTCTGAAAAAGAAAACTGAACTACACGAAATCCATCTGAAAACACATCTGATTGCTGAATCACAAGAACCAGACCTCGATATCGATGATGTTCAAGCAGGTAAGAGTATCATGAGTATACCAATTAGGCCTTTTACTAACAAGCACATTTTAAGAAAGAACTTACGAAACAAAGAGAAGTGTTATCTTTTTGCTGCAGGAGCTATTGATGCATCTTCGGTGTTAGAACAGCTAGAAGTCCAAATCTCGGCTGCTAAAGAGGAAGCTTTCAGCAGGAAAGATGTTCTTGAAAGAGTAGAGAAATGGTTGGCTGTGTGCGAAGAGGAGAACTGGTTGGAAGAGTACAATAGG GATGGGAACCGCTACGGTGCAGGAAAAGGTGCTCACCTGATGCTTAGGCGTGCTGAAAAGGCACGAACTTTAGTAAGCAAAATCCCAGGTTAG
- the LOC122000232 gene encoding anaphase-promoting complex subunit 11-like, whose translation MKVKILKWHAVASWTWNAQDETCGICRMAFDGCCPDCKFPGDDCPLIWGSCNHAFHLHCILKWVNSQTPQPHCPMCRREWQFKA comes from the coding sequence ATGAAGGTGAAAATACTGAAATGGCATGCTGTAGCTTCATGGACATGGAATGCTCAGGATGAAACGTGTGGGATCTGTAGGATGGCCTTTGACGGCTGCTGCCCGGACTGCAAGTTCCCCGGCGATGACTGCCCACTGATTTGGGGTTCTTGTAACCATGCTTTCCATCTCCATTGCATACTCAAATGGGTCAACTCACAGACGCCTCAACCGCATTGCCCAATGTGTCGCAGAGAATGGCAGTTTAAAGCTTAA
- the LOC122001687 gene encoding uncharacterized protein LOC122001687 translates to MMLELEQECRNLYRRKIDEADQYRDRIRQAIAGLRAEIEDICCSMEEPPVHGIEVCRWISSFGLRAPDAPILGCLLSACFVIQQECWKLEGAAECHNSETRGDANREKCEVVEILGGRGSDQKDLSRVQPYRVRRLQVFCG, encoded by the coding sequence ATGATGCTTGAGCTGGAGCAGGAGTGCAGAAATCTGTACCGAAGAAAGATTGATGAAGCAGACCAGTACAGAGATCGAATAAGGCAAGCAATTGCAGGTCTTCGAGCAGAGATCGAAGACATATGTTGTTCGATGGAAGAACCACCAGTCCATGGAATAGAGGTTTGTCGGTGGATTTCCTCATTTGGTCTTAGAGCTCCTGATGCGCCGATTTTAGGCTGCTTACTTTCGGCTTGCTTCGTAATCCAACAAGAGTGCTGGAAGCTTGAAGGAGCAGCTGAATGCCATAACTCTGAAACTAGAGGAGATGCAAATCGAGAAAAATGCGAGGTTGTTGAAATTCTTGGAGGTCGTGGATCAGATCAGAAAGATCTTAGCCGAGTTCAGCCCTATCGAGTGCGACGACTCCAAGTTTTCTGTGGATGA
- the LOC122001684 gene encoding CBS domain-containing protein CBSX3, mitochondrial-like yields the protein MQGAIQALRLHGNALKRGVLQHMRVSPAMLPTVFSRFESVSPTQLEEHGFESTTIRDVLTAKGKNADGSWLWCTTDDTVYDAVKSMTQHNVGALVVVRPGEEKAIAGIVTERDYLRKMIVQGRSSKSTKVGDIMTEENKLITVTPDTKVLQAMQLMTENRIRHIPVVNKKSMIGMVSIGDVVRAVVSEHREELSRLNAYIQGGY from the exons ATGCAGGGAGCAATTCAAGCACTCCGTTTGCACGGGAATGCCCTTAAGCGAGGTGTTCTCCAACACATGCGTGTGAGCCCAGCGATGTTACCTACTGTGTTTTCACGTTTTGAGTCAGTTTCGCCTACACAGTTGGAAGAGCATGGTTTTGAAAGCACGACTATCCGGGATGTTCTTACAGCTAAGGGGAAGAATGCTGATGGTTCCTGGCTGTGGTGCACAACTGATGACACTGTTTATGATGCTGTCAAATCT ATGACACAACACAATGTTGGAGCTTTAGTGGTGGTGAGACCTGGAGAAGAGAAGGCAATTGCTGGAATTGTTACTGAGAGAG ATTATCTCCGGAAAATGATTGTACAGGGAAGATCTTCCAAGTCAACTAAAGTTGGTGACATCAtgactgaagag AATAAACTGATCACAGTGACTCCAGATACCAAGGTTCTACAGGCAATGCAACTGATGACAG AGAATCGCATTAGGCACATCCCTGTGGTCAACAAGAAAAGCATGATCGGCATGGTGTCCATTGGTGATGTCGTTCGCGCTGTTGTTAGTGAGCATCGCGAGGAGCTGAGCCGCCTCAACGCCTACATACAAGGAGGGTACTAG